The following proteins are encoded in a genomic region of Palaemon carinicauda isolate YSFRI2023 chromosome 19, ASM3689809v2, whole genome shotgun sequence:
- the LOC137658121 gene encoding LOW QUALITY PROTEIN: putative uncharacterized protein DDB_G0289263 (The sequence of the model RefSeq protein was modified relative to this genomic sequence to represent the inferred CDS: inserted 6 bases in 3 codons): NNNNNNNNNNNNNNNNNNNNNNNNNNNNNKIIIIIIIIINNNNNNXINNNNNNNNNNNNNNNNNNNNNNNNNNNNNNNNINNNXNNNNNNNNNNNNNNNXNNNNNNNNNNNNNNNNNNFSNNDNNNNNNNNNNNNNNNNNNNNNNNFNNNNNNNNNNNNNNNNNNNNNNNNNNNINNINDNNNNLNNNNNNNNNNNNNNNNNNNNNNNNNNNYNFNNNNNNNNNNNNNNNNNNNNNNNNNNNNNNNNNNYN; encoded by the exons aataataataataataataataataataataataataataataataataataataataataataataataataataataataataataaaataataataataataataataataataaataataataataataa aattaataataataataataataataataataataataataataataataataataataataataataataataataataataataataataataataatattaataataa taataataataataataataataataataataataataataataa taataataataataataataataataataataataataataataataataataattttagtaataatgataacaataataataataataataataataataataataataataataataataataataataataataattttaataataataataataataataataataataataataataataataataataataataataataataataataataataatattaataatattaatgataataataataatcttaataataataataataataataataataataataataataataataataataataataataataataataataataataattacaattttaataataataataataataataataataataataataataataataataataataataataataataataataataataataataataataataataataattacaat
- the LOC137658124 gene encoding uncharacterized protein has protein sequence FNNNNNNNNDNNNNNNNNNNNNNNNNNNINNNNNNNNNNNNNNNNNNNNNNINNNNNNNNNINNNNNINNNNNNNNNNNNFNNNNNNNNNNNNNNNNNNNNNNNNNNNNFNNNNNNNNNNNNNNNNNNNNNNNNNNNNNNNNNNNNNNNNINNNNNNNFNNNNNNNYNFNNNNNNNNNNNNNNNNNNNNNNNNNFNNNNNNNNNNNYNFNNNNNNNNNNNNN, from the coding sequence tttaataataataataataataataatgataataataataataataataataataataataataataataataataataataatattaataataataataataataataataataataataataataataataataataataataataataatattaataataataataataataataataatattaataataataataatattaataataataataataataataataataataataattttaataataataataataataataataataataataataataataataataataataataataataataataataataataataattttaataataataataataataataacaacaacaataataataataataataataataataataataataataataataataataataataataataataataataataataataataataatattaataataataataataataattttaataataataataataataattacaattttaataataataataataataataataataataataataataataataataataataataataataataataataattttaataataataataataataataataataataattacaattttaataataataataataataataataataataataataat